CCACATTGATAGAAGAATAGACCTTGTATGAgttttataatagaattttaaCTTTCTTCAATAGTAACCGTAACTGAAGTATGGAAAACATAAACTTATTTACgtttttcatatttattttattttttaaccgtCAGATTGAACGTAACTATTAAAGTATGAATTTGATGACGACGGTATAATCAAATTTTGGGAATTGGCACGTCATCGGATGTTATTTAGAGCAATTGGTGGGAACTGGGAATTTACCATATCGGCTGTACGGGGTGTAAGTGGACATTGCCTAAATTTTAGCTGTTCTAATTAAATcatgggacactttggatgcggtccctagctatcaatattctttgattgaaaccttgttagtttttagtttttgattgaggtccctgacattaatataataatgtaagttactatatttttaaattaaaaattaaaaattgaaatttgtaattgtttatattaatgagattttaaataaaacccataatttatgggattaaaaataataaaatataaattatactctctattatattgtgtgtgtgtgtacatatatgtatgagtacattaaccaaaattaacaaaaaaaggtattgtaccaaaacatggatacattctcaaatcaacgaaaaagaatgtacccatataagtttaaacatggattaaaaaatttgaatggattttatattaaaaaaagggtacattttacatataacaaattgatatatttgagaatgggtacatttaagatttaaaaaattgaaaaattatatgaatgggtacatttaagattaaaaaattgagaatctttttatatatataaaaaaaactaataggtacaaacttaatttaatttaattttttattattttagaaatgtttgaattgaaaattaattagaagtttaatagaggtgtgaatattaaaccctaaattaattactaatttttatattaaaaattatataataaacatgtaaattcattatcacattaatgatagggacttgaatcaaaatttgagaactaataaggtcttagtcaatgaacagtaagaactagggaccgaatactaatttttccttaaatCATTCTTCCAATGAAAGTAAGGCTGGTTTGGTTCGAATGTCTTCGTAACGCTTTCcgataaatattttgttttaattggcTGTGACTTGCATTtccttgggagcagcctctccataaatgggggtaaggctagctgacattcacctctcccagaccctgcgtaaagcgggagccttgtgtaCTGGGTATGACCTTTGGCTGTGACTTGCATTTCCCTTTTAGGGTTCAAAAGCAAAGCATCCGAATACGGGCAAAAGAAGAAGGGAAGCTTGTAATACTGTATGTTAAAGTCTCGAAAGGTAGACTTGATTGAATAGGACATTAAAATAATTGAGTGCGTTGTAAGAAAATTTAAGTTGAGCAAGTGAGGTTAAATTAAACGGTGTCGCTCTGTTATTCAACTTTGTCACTTTGTTATTAAATTCTCATCTCAAATTTAAATGTAGCTTTAAAGTATGAATTTGATCAATAATGTTCTAAGCAATTTTGGGCTATAAATCAGGTGTTTGGGTTTACATGAGTGGGTACGGCGTCCATCTAAATCGAGTCAATAAATGATCAGGTTGATGGCAAATAGAGTAAGGATGGTTTTGACTCAACTCTAACCGGCTAATTGGGTTTTAAGTCGGGTTGATTGTAGACAAATTCGGGTCAATCCTTATGTAGTTGCTTGCTCCATGGAGTCTATACAaacatttattttgtttatatagTTAAAGGAATAAAAGTACAATagtaagggaaattttattagAACCCATGTAACTTTTTTTCTACATCTAACTTACTCTCTACactcatattatttttaattaatgaattaatctCTCCTTAAACCTAAAATTATTACCTAAAATACCCTTCCATACCCAATTCAAAATGTTAATTTCTCTTTACACCCATgtataaaacaaaatttcaaactAAGTAGTGTTGAACTTTGATTCATGTTGACTATAAAGTCTCTCGTAGTTTTCATGCAGATCCTTCTATTTTGAGGGGACTCCTTGAAGATTTGAGTTCAGGGCACACCAACTGACCATGATCATAGAAGGTTGTTGAGCCATTGACATAGAAGATGTGGCCCGTAACTTAGGTACATCTTCAAGGCTTTTGCTTATACTTTATatgttgtttatttaatttgaatGGGTTGAGAGTGAGATGTTGGTTCATCCAGCTCCTCCATCCTTGCGGGTTTTAGCcatcaataataaaaaacttgtttttctctataAGAGTTATTAGGGTTTTAGTTGGGATGAACGTGGAATAAATAAGGAGTGATGGTAACGTTTAATTATAGtgtgtgggtttattgataagttgtagttttattattaatttcatcttgtacttgatggtaattatgcaaGATGATAAAACAGACAATtagcatttaaaatttaaattaagtGTAGAAAGAGGCTACATGGgtttaataaaattttcctaaTATTAATGAGCAGGGAGGAAGGGagggaaaaaaataatttaaacttCGAAATTCTTGTAGTGATAATATCCTTTACCATTATCACCTAAAAAGAAATATcgaaccaagaaaaaaaaaactaattaaaaaaaacgaaAGAAGTCCGTGATACAAATACAAATGGAAGACCCATATATGCAGCCCATTTTACAAAGCCCAAAATTTAAAGTCGGTTTGAAATCTTAGGCCCAGCAAATTTCCACCGCCATTACAAATCATACATAACCATCTTCGTTTCGCGCGTTTTATCTCTCTCATATTATATATCCGTACCGTTTCTTTTCTGTACTCTCTCTAATGGCCTCAGCGAAACGCGAAGCTCCTCCCAGTGAAGACCAACCCCAGGAGGCCCTGAAGAAGGCCAGGGTCGCCGGCGATAACGTTTCGTCCTGCAACTCGTCTTCAGAACCCCTAAACCGGAAGCAGCGTGTAGCGCTCAATCGCGCCGACTGTGCCCTAGgtattttgaatttgaattttcctCTGTCGTTACCCTAAACCTAAAAATTTAATTGCTGCGATTGATGAAttgaattggttttttttttctttttttctttttgtggtAAGATTTTGTAATCGAGGGCAATGAGCGTCGAGGATATGCACTTTGCGATCAGGGCTTTGCTTATTGCTGGTCCGGAGCTCGAGCGAATGTGGGGATTAATGGAGGGAAGTACTGTTTCGGCTGCAAGATCGTGTCTTATCAGTCGGTGGACATGGAGGATACTAAGCTTGATCAGCAGCATCTATGCCGACTCGGAATTTCGAGAGGGGATGATGCGGTTGGGAGCCTTGGGGAAACAGCTTTCGGCTTTGGGTATGGGGGCACTGGAAAATTCTCGTATCATAGCAAGTTTTCGGATTATGGTGAGAAGTTTGGTCTTGGCGATACCATAGCGTGTGCTGTCGATCTCGAGGATAAATCTCTTGCTTCCATTGGGTTCTATAAGAATGGGAAATGGTTGGGTCGAGCAACGTTTTTCGAGGTTAAGGTTTTGGGCGTTTCAGGGGTGGATACTGCTGCGGGGAAGATGGAATGGGAGTCGGGGTTTTTCCCTCACGTTTTGTTGAAAAATGTGGTGGTGGAGCTGCAGTTCAATGTTGAAGATGGACTTGTTGCTGAAGAGGGTTTTAAGCCTTGGGCATGTGCACTTGAGGATGGAAATGCAGTGATGGGACCTGCTTTTTCAGACCCGAGGGCTTGTGAAGTGGTTATGATGGTGGGTTTGCCTGCATCTGGAAAGACTACTTGGGCAGAGAAATGGGCGAAACAACATCCCGAGAAGCGTTATATTGTGCTTGGAACAAATTTAATTCTCGATCAAATGAAGGTGAGTGCGATTGTTTAATGTTCTTGTCTTATTTTGTTTTCGCCATTCTAGTGCACTCACTAGAGAGCTTCTAGCGGTGTTTGTTTTATCGACCAGTATTTAATTGCAGAGTGTGAAACTGTGTTCAGGTGCCAGGGCTTTTGCGCGAGAGCAATTATGGTGAACGATTTCATTTCCTGATGAATCGAGCAACGGATATTTTTAACGTCCTTTTATCCAGAGCAGCCACCACACCTCGCAATTACATAATTGATCAGACAAATGTATACAAGAGTGCTCGTAAACGTAAACTTAAGCCATTTGCTTTCTTCCGGAAGGTAAGCTACGTGTCCATGTAAATTTATATGGAAAGATTTGTATTCAGCTTACTTAACCATATGGgtaattttgtgttttaattttctATTCCAGATTGCTGTTGTGGTGTTCCCAAGCCCCGAAGTGCTGAGTGTTCGTTCCGAGAAAAGAATGGAAGAAATGGGAAAGGAGCTCCCTGCTGAAGCAGTAAATAATATGTTAGGTAATGGATCCTCCACCATCTTTGTTCTTCTAATGTTTATCATGTTGTTGTATTTAAGAGGCGTGTTATATTTTTGGCAGCCAATTTTGTTTTACCTGTCAGCAAGGATATGCGTGGTTCAGATGAGTACTTCGACGAGGTAAATTACTGACAAACTGCACACTTTGATTGTACTATTTGTGTTGTGGCTAATTCTTGTTTTCTTCTGTAAGGCTATGTTTGTAGAACTCAACAGAGAAGAGTCACAGAGATATTTGGATGAGATGAAGCGGTCACTCGCAAGCATTGACTCTAATACGTATTCTGTTGGAAGCTCTGTTCCTACGTTCTCACCAAATTATGGGCAAAGTCTTGTGCTGCCAATTCCTCCGCCTGCACCTAGGATGACTGTGGTGCGGCCATATCCTATTGTTTCGCCTTCTCCAAGGGCTGTTAACCCTTCTGGAACTTATTCTGGCTACTCGGGCAGTTACAGTGGTGTTCCTAGGGGAGGTACAGATCATTACCAGAGTTATGGACGACCAGGTGCTCCCACTAACCCCTACGGTAGTAGTACCAGTGGAGCTTATCCAGTAGGCAGTGCAACAACTTCTTTCACAGGCAATGCCTACGGACATCTTGGTGGTGCTGGAGATCCCAGAAGTGCTGCTCCCTGGGCTCCAATAGCACCCACATTTCTTCCCAATCCTTCCCCACCTGCACATGGAGGTAACTTCATTGTAAATTATCGTTACGTGTATCTTTAGATGCTTTATACTATGCTCATTGTGTGATTGGCTGTGATTCAGGCTTACCATATGGAACTCCAGCTCCTGGTCCTCAGTACGGACATCTTCCTCCTGTTAACACTCCATATCATGGAGGCCATTACCCTCCTACGCCGGGGTACTACCACTGACTGCTATAAAGACTTGACGGTCATCATCTTGACGCCTTAGGCTACCCCTCCGGACAGACTATTCACGAAACAGGAAGAACTAGAAGGTAGATTGGGTTTCATACTTTCATGAACTGCTGCTTCTTGCAAAGCATGATAGCTTATAAGATtttgagggagggagggagataGGTAGTTGTATATTTTCAACTCAAGGTTGTATATGACTCTGACTGCATTTTGGTTCTTTCATCAACAATTAACGTAAAATCGCGTTATGATACCATAATGATGCTTAAGTAAAATTAAGTCGTGCACGGCACTGCTTGCAGAAGTGCTAAAAGCACTTTGTGACAACCAAAAAGTTTTTGTGAGTGGCGTGGTTAATAAGAATCGCCAAAAGCTGATGAGGTTGTTTTGGTCTTGAAATTGAAGGGTCCCAAACCATGTGATGAGGCCCGTTTCATTTGGATTTCAACCTTTGAATTGGTCGTGTTATATTCGTTGTCTGCCACAACCAGAAGCAGCTCCAATGTCGTTTCATTTTCCTATCGAGCTAGCTAGAAGTGATCGATATTGAAAAGAACACACAAGCatccaaaagcttggtttaGAGTTTAGAATTTAGATAGGTGTGCAAATTGGattgaaattttgatttcaCCCTGTTATGATCCGGTAATTTTCGACTTTGGAACGCCTGAAATTCTaaaatccaaattttttaaaagtgTTGAAAAATTGGAAGCTACTTGGAAATTCCGAAGTAAAATTTCGAAATGCATCGGGTTTCCAATCTTGAAGCACACAGAATGACTAAGAGAAAGAATTATTGCTTTGGGTTAAAGaactcaagaacaaagcaaTACTCAATGCAAGTGGTGGACTGTGTTTCGAATTCAAATATTCATCTTCTTTAAAATATCGTTTATAATGTAAAAAAAGAACCATTGAATTTTCAAGCGTGAACTACATAAGCATCTCTCATatattgtttcactcaattATATCATGTATCTCCATTAATCCCCCATACATGCATACAATATCAGAGCGGAGCATCCTTTGGTTGGAGAGGTTCTTCAGTGTGCTCAGAATGCAGATTGATACAccacatgttattatataattcgagaaatttttttttccaagtattcttttaattgtataatgacactaattccaagtattttttttttcaagcgtGATATTCCGTCAGATATCTGGACACTAAAAACTCTCTTGATTGGTTGATATTTAATGTCGTTTCGCTTCCAATCACAACGCCTGCATtattttcttccaagtcaagTTAGGATTTAGTGGTTGACAAGTTTCAGGTCAAATCAAACCTGGATATTGCAGAACACGAAAAAAGAAGTCTCCATTCTCTCTTCTGTCTTTTCCAATTAGCCTTTGCAGCACTATAAAAATTTTAGGTACACTTTTACTTTACCAGCAGTTGCACATGCATGCTAACCAAAGTGGATTCCCATTACCATACCACTTTAACGTCTTTTTCAGTATGTCGGAAACACGGTCAACCAAGTGTTACCATACAATTagttgaaaattatttttcctTAAGTTTTCCAACCAATTGTATTTATTACACAATCTCCACTCATTGGCAATGTGTTAACTCTCACATATTTATGTGAACGAGAGTCGGGATTCTTAGGCCCGTTGTTACTCTTTAGCACATTGTTTAAGTGGTCGGGTGTTAAATAAGTCTACATTTCAGAACGCGAGTCAAACATTCTTAGGTCCATGGTCACTCTTTAGCTCATTTGTAGAGCGATCGGTTTGTTAACTAACTCCGTATTGCGAAAAAAGTTACCGCACTCTTCAGTTGGAGAGAGAGCAGGACGATTGTTTTGAAACACCAATTATAGTTTCCTTTACGAAATTTATGGTACTTTGGTTTCCAATCATAGCAGTGCAATATAAGTTGCTTAGCCTTTATGGCATCTAACGAACACCCCCTTTGATTTAAACTTTAAGGCCAAGAAAGCGACATGCAATGCCATTTGGCCATAACTTGAGGATGGCATTGAATCGGTTTCCTATCTTTCAAAGCACTGTCATTAGTTTCAAGGCACATCACATCCCCATTACTCGTCATTAGTATTTAGACGATATGAttgatattttatgaacttTGAATACAGCGTTGAATAAAATAACGACACTTGTTATTGTATCAGTAAATTCATCATATTATTTTGTAATGTAAAAGTGATACGACGGAAATACAATTATAGTTAAAATGGAAAAGCACTATTTTGATGTATCGGATGATTGGTGGTGACCTTCTGAACTGATTAAGTGAATGTGACATATTAAATTCATGAATGCAAATCATTATATACATCTTTTAAGGTTGATCGCTAACCCTAGATTTTATGGGATAAAGGTCACCTTGGTAAATGCATATCAAGCTACCACTTACATGTTAGAGTGACACTTCATCTCCTATGGgaaagattttttaatgtaccAGAAACACGATTCGGTATACTAAGTATTATAATACAAGTGGTAAATGCATATCAAGGTACCACTTACATGTTAGAATGACCTTGAATAtcatcttttgttgttgacatgAGCTTCACTTTCGACTGAAATTATGTTTTAGCTTTTTGACGTATTCGAAAAGAAAAACGTTATATTTTACTCCAACATAACATTTGAATCCAAACTTTGTAGTGAATTAAAATCGACATAATGCAAGACTTCTATCTATGATATATGAAACTCTCAACATTAACTTCCTCCTATTCACATTCCTTTCCCAAACAGTAATGCTAGATAGGCCAATTATTTAGATCAAATTCGCAAACCATATGGTGTatcaccaatagaaaataaacatgttaatcaacacttaaatagTAAATCCGATCATGAACAACCACGACATAATTTacgaaatttaatttaaatagttgGTCTCTCTAGCGTTACACATTccaggtaaaaaaaaaaaaaatctaaaactcTAAAACCCCACAACCCAATCCTCTTCCAAAGCCGACACTCTCAATCcatctctcctcctcctccgtcagtcttttttatcttcttccacCTCCAATGGaatttgtttttgctttctcttgATAAAGAAAGACCACTTATTTTCATGGAAGAAAATGCGAGTCACATCGTCTGGGAATCCAATTCCAAAACTTCCATTCCAAACTTACTACTTTCCGAAACCATGACCACCTTTTGTGCTTCAATTTCCTCAAGCCCTCTGTTTTCCAGCATTGTCGCTCTCTGCGCTCTGATCCTCCTCTACTTCCCCAACCATTTCCTCCAAATCATTTTTTCGCCGGTCCTGATCATCACCGGATTCCTCATCCTCTCGATTCTCCGCCTCGGCGCAGTTCAGAGAATCGAAACGGAAGGCGATGAgctaaaagaaaa
This genomic interval from Malus domestica chromosome 05, GDT2T_hap1 contains the following:
- the LOC103427843 gene encoding uncharacterized protein, with protein sequence MASAKREAPPSEDQPQEALKKARVAGDNVSSCNSSSEPLNRKQRVALNRADCALDFVIEGNERRGYALCDQGFAYCWSGARANVGINGGKYCFGCKIVSYQSVDMEDTKLDQQHLCRLGISRGDDAVGSLGETAFGFGYGGTGKFSYHSKFSDYGEKFGLGDTIACAVDLEDKSLASIGFYKNGKWLGRATFFEVKVLGVSGVDTAAGKMEWESGFFPHVLLKNVVVELQFNVEDGLVAEEGFKPWACALEDGNAVMGPAFSDPRACEVVMMVGLPASGKTTWAEKWAKQHPEKRYIVLGTNLILDQMKVPGLLRESNYGERFHFLMNRATDIFNVLLSRAATTPRNYIIDQTNVYKSARKRKLKPFAFFRKIAVVVFPSPEVLSVRSEKRMEEMGKELPAEAVNNMLANFVLPVSKDMRGSDEYFDEAMFVELNREESQRYLDEMKRSLASIDSNTYSVGSSVPTFSPNYGQSLVLPIPPPAPRMTVVRPYPIVSPSPRAVNPSGTYSGYSGSYSGVPRGGTDHYQSYGRPGAPTNPYGSSTSGAYPVGSATTSFTGNAYGHLGGAGDPRSAAPWAPIAPTFLPNPSPPAHGGLPYGTPAPGPQYGHLPPVNTPYHGGHYPPTPGYYH